The following are from one region of the Halobacteriovorax vibrionivorans genome:
- the mtnP gene encoding S-methyl-5'-thioadenosine phosphorylase, with product MKLGIIGGSGVYDLDILEEVESLEIQTPFGEPSSKIKKLKVSDYEFFFVTRHGVGHHISPSDINYRANIFALKKLGVTHIISISAVGSLKEEVAPGDFFMPDQFIDWTKGLRKRSFFEDGIVGHVSVAQPISLELVESIKSVQNKVDTNFHFGGSYICIEGPQYSSRAESELYRSFGASVIGMTNVPESYLSVEAGIAYATVALVTDYDCWKDEACSLEEITAVINKNVSNVKELLKHLIPKIYQDKKSSEKANLNAVVTDKSLRTKEQQEILDILLN from the coding sequence ATGAAATTAGGAATTATTGGTGGAAGTGGGGTTTATGACCTCGATATTTTAGAGGAAGTTGAATCTCTAGAAATACAGACTCCATTTGGGGAACCTAGTAGTAAGATAAAAAAACTCAAGGTTTCTGATTACGAATTCTTCTTTGTCACAAGACATGGTGTAGGACACCATATTTCTCCTTCTGATATAAATTATCGTGCCAATATTTTTGCTCTTAAGAAGTTAGGAGTGACTCATATAATCTCAATCTCAGCTGTAGGGTCATTAAAAGAAGAAGTCGCTCCAGGTGACTTTTTTATGCCAGATCAATTTATTGATTGGACCAAAGGACTACGCAAAAGAAGCTTCTTTGAAGATGGGATTGTGGGACATGTCTCTGTTGCACAACCAATCTCGCTAGAGCTTGTCGAATCGATCAAATCTGTTCAAAACAAAGTTGATACAAACTTTCACTTTGGTGGCAGCTATATTTGTATCGAAGGACCTCAATACTCAAGTCGTGCCGAAAGTGAACTCTATCGTAGCTTTGGTGCCAGTGTCATTGGAATGACTAATGTTCCTGAAAGCTATCTCTCAGTAGAGGCAGGGATTGCTTATGCGACAGTAGCACTTGTAACTGATTACGATTGTTGGAAAGATGAAGCTTGCTCACTAGAAGAGATCACAGCAGTCATTAATAAGAATGTGTCTAATGTAAAAGAGCTATTAAAGCACTTAATACCTAAGATTTATCAGGATAAGAAAAGCTCTGAAAAGGCCAATCTTAACGCAGTGGTAACTGACAAGAGCTTAAGAACAAAAGAGCAACAGGAAATCTTAGATATTCTCTTAAATTAA
- a CDS encoding polysaccharide deacetylase family protein — MAINLIISMDWEGISLEHKNLSAISQFKQKWNAPIVHYKNAAYYTNKRLENMDINKTMKSVISQDDEIGLHLHTPRHFVQAAGVMPRMAPCFSKYGDYNAGDMNGQEVMLVAYNKDEVKAMIQYSLEKLKSNGFDAIHSFRAGGWMSDERVWEALVETGIPIESSATNYNLLNGSSWEGDNLQRYISLIWGELNVLSRPYYLQNFCGSLFEIPNNLGAIDYWKEQTIDDHLAAITDHYNANEDMYLVINSHQETAQENFHKLDNFLSRLTDDYGDEINFTTNKDIYFNELKKNS; from the coding sequence ATGGCGATCAATCTTATTATTAGCATGGACTGGGAAGGTATCTCTTTAGAGCATAAGAACCTTTCGGCCATTAGTCAGTTCAAACAAAAATGGAATGCACCTATTGTTCATTACAAGAATGCCGCTTATTACACCAATAAACGTCTTGAAAATATGGATATCAACAAAACAATGAAGTCTGTTATCTCTCAAGACGATGAAATTGGTCTACATCTCCATACCCCTCGCCACTTTGTACAAGCGGCAGGTGTTATGCCAAGAATGGCGCCATGCTTTAGCAAATACGGTGATTACAATGCTGGCGATATGAATGGCCAGGAAGTAATGCTTGTTGCTTATAACAAAGATGAAGTAAAGGCCATGATCCAATATTCACTAGAGAAATTAAAGAGTAACGGATTTGATGCCATTCATTCTTTTAGAGCTGGCGGATGGATGTCTGATGAAAGAGTTTGGGAAGCACTTGTTGAAACAGGTATACCAATTGAAAGTTCTGCAACAAATTACAACCTACTGAATGGAAGCTCTTGGGAAGGAGACAATCTCCAACGCTATATTTCCCTCATTTGGGGAGAATTGAATGTTCTATCTCGTCCATATTATCTTCAAAACTTCTGCGGAAGTCTTTTTGAAATTCCTAATAACCTAGGGGCCATTGATTATTGGAAAGAGCAGACTATTGATGATCACCTTGCAGCAATAACTGATCACTATAACGCCAATGAAGATATGTATTTAGTTATTAATTCTCACCAGGAAACTGCCCAAGAGAACTTTCACAAACTAGATAATTTTCTGAGTCGCTTAACTGATGATTATGGTGATGAAATAAACTTTACAACAAATAAAGATATTTATTTTAACGAATTAAAGAAGAATAGTTAA
- a CDS encoding PEP/pyruvate-binding domain-containing protein, whose amino-acid sequence MLYYFENLPEDKTQVGGKAYMLAMMAQMNIPVPNGIILDAMPSDRELEEVYQFAKDGEYSLAVRSSATGEDSKENSFAGQNSTFLYVDNDSDLKRAITDCFNSINKESSKAYRQHFLGSSKEVPMNVVIQRMIDPSFSGVYFSKDPRGKFKSWMLEYIDGVGEDLVSGKRTPTILSESQRVSPDITSEQIDEIIRCAKLVEDKYQDDFDIEWAIDKKGIVYLLQARPITAKASISNLKRIGHEELERLESIYPQDTVWDGQTFAEWTTAPTTLTTEIWANSFRKDQAFDKALQELGYVGFSKDECLMDEVFGRSYINLSKLGQMYFGPIPYTIEPIPRPHLKFHFSKVTPHILMKTPQTMWRMLKVGLSINTHRKEVINDATKALVDISVINKRPYDSKIYQDWTLEDLLSRFSKESSLFSERTLVWPYILISLTETTIQTLISLLKSIYTPQEADHLIKRWSGAGINSETFKMGLYFKKACAKPNARHNFLARYGHRGPGELDLSAKRWAEIGDDAFYDYPLEKYVKEKNNHTLDDVEAEIMAMKSFKKTLILEEWKILKDLLELREKWKMAILKPYAHIRYLCLEIARRYKLDDLNDIFYLHIHEIKNFKSSYLSLIRERKHKIEMFRNFNFSTVTSLREIKSVIDGNEEASSSNLVGEGLSSGMVRGKVVVINNPSNWKEIEWPENAIVVAQSTDPGWTPVFTKASGIIVERGGVLSHCAIVAREMGIPAVSGIKQCHIKFKGGEDVFVDGNSGSIKLMQ is encoded by the coding sequence ATGTTATATTATTTTGAAAATTTACCTGAAGACAAAACACAAGTAGGTGGAAAAGCCTATATGCTTGCCATGATGGCACAGATGAATATTCCTGTTCCTAATGGAATTATCTTGGATGCAATGCCATCAGATAGAGAATTAGAGGAAGTTTATCAATTTGCTAAAGATGGAGAATACTCTTTGGCAGTTAGAAGTTCTGCTACAGGGGAAGACTCGAAAGAGAATAGTTTTGCTGGCCAGAATTCCACATTCCTCTATGTCGATAATGATAGTGATTTAAAAAGAGCGATTACTGACTGCTTTAACTCAATTAATAAAGAATCTTCAAAAGCCTATCGCCAACATTTCTTAGGAAGCTCTAAAGAAGTCCCAATGAACGTTGTTATTCAGCGTATGATTGATCCATCTTTTTCAGGAGTTTATTTTTCAAAAGACCCAAGAGGGAAGTTTAAGTCTTGGATGCTTGAATATATTGATGGAGTCGGCGAAGATCTTGTTTCTGGGAAAAGAACTCCCACAATCTTGAGTGAGTCTCAAAGAGTAAGCCCAGATATAACTTCTGAACAAATTGATGAAATTATTCGTTGTGCAAAACTTGTGGAAGATAAGTATCAGGATGATTTTGATATTGAATGGGCCATTGATAAAAAGGGGATTGTCTATCTTCTTCAAGCAAGGCCAATTACAGCAAAAGCTTCAATTTCAAATCTTAAGAGAATTGGCCATGAGGAACTTGAAAGATTAGAGTCAATTTATCCTCAAGACACAGTCTGGGATGGACAGACATTTGCAGAATGGACAACAGCGCCAACAACATTAACAACTGAGATTTGGGCCAATTCATTTAGGAAGGATCAGGCATTCGATAAGGCTTTGCAAGAGCTTGGTTATGTCGGCTTCAGTAAAGATGAGTGTTTAATGGATGAAGTCTTTGGACGAAGTTATATTAACCTTTCAAAGCTTGGGCAAATGTATTTTGGTCCAATCCCTTATACAATAGAGCCAATTCCTAGGCCGCATTTAAAATTTCATTTTTCAAAAGTTACTCCACACATTCTTATGAAAACGCCTCAGACAATGTGGAGAATGTTGAAGGTTGGCCTCTCAATCAATACACATAGAAAAGAAGTTATTAATGATGCAACAAAGGCATTAGTGGATATTTCTGTTATTAATAAAAGGCCATATGATAGTAAGATCTATCAAGATTGGACATTGGAAGATCTATTAAGTCGCTTCTCAAAAGAGTCATCACTATTTAGTGAGAGAACTTTGGTATGGCCTTATATCTTGATCTCATTAACAGAGACAACAATTCAAACCTTAATATCTCTTTTAAAAAGTATCTATACTCCTCAAGAGGCAGATCACTTAATTAAGAGATGGTCTGGAGCAGGAATAAATTCAGAAACATTTAAAATGGGACTCTACTTTAAAAAAGCATGTGCAAAGCCCAATGCTCGTCACAACTTTCTTGCTCGCTATGGTCATCGTGGTCCGGGAGAGCTCGATCTCAGTGCTAAGAGATGGGCAGAAATTGGTGATGATGCATTCTATGATTATCCCTTAGAGAAGTATGTAAAAGAAAAAAATAATCATACATTAGATGATGTTGAAGCCGAAATTATGGCAATGAAGTCATTTAAAAAAACTTTGATCTTAGAAGAGTGGAAGATTTTAAAGGATCTCTTAGAGCTAAGAGAGAAGTGGAAAATGGCGATTTTAAAACCTTATGCCCATATTCGATATCTTTGTTTAGAAATCGCACGTCGATATAAATTAGATGACTTAAATGATATCTTCTATCTTCATATCCATGAGATAAAGAATTTTAAAAGTAGTTACTTAAGCCTTATCAGAGAAAGAAAGCATAAGATTGAAATGTTTCGAAACTTCAACTTCTCAACAGTTACTTCTTTAAGAGAAATAAAGTCTGTTATTGATGGTAATGAAGAAGCGTCTTCAAGCAATCTAGTCGGAGAAGGACTATCTTCAGGAATGGTTAGGGGCAAGGTTGTTGTCATCAATAATCCTTCAAATTGGAAAGAGATTGAATGGCCTGAAAATGCAATTGTCGTCGCTCAATCAACTGATCCAGGATGGACACCAGTTTTCACTAAAGCAAGTGGGATCATTGTTGAGCGTGGTGGTGTTCTGTCACATTGTGCAATTGTTGCCAGAGAAATGGGAATTCCAGCTGTGAGTGGAATTAAACAATGTCATATTAAATTTAAAGGTGGAGAGGATGTTTTCGTTGATGGAAATTCTGGAAGTATTAAACTCATGCAATAA
- a CDS encoding chalcone isomerase family protein yields MNKLLILVLLFPMLVMAKIDKDFKLVGEGVLSYYFWDVYKVSYFKSIVSDDELIKITYLRDVERKHSQAGWDESLGKLKGVEKQLEWLKNNAVDVKEGDVLAIYKLNGSDVIIQKNGETISSKKDDKKLFSIVHSPWIGPQSVDEDLKEKLIKGK; encoded by the coding sequence ATGAATAAGTTATTAATATTAGTTTTATTATTTCCTATGCTTGTAATGGCCAAAATTGATAAGGACTTTAAGCTCGTTGGAGAAGGTGTTCTTTCATATTACTTCTGGGATGTATATAAAGTTAGTTATTTTAAAAGTATTGTCTCAGATGATGAATTAATTAAGATTACTTACTTAAGAGATGTAGAGCGTAAACATTCTCAAGCTGGTTGGGATGAATCCCTAGGTAAACTTAAAGGGGTTGAAAAACAATTAGAATGGTTAAAGAATAATGCCGTTGATGTTAAAGAAGGCGATGTTTTGGCAATATATAAACTAAACGGTTCAGATGTTATTATTCAAAAGAATGGAGAAACCATTTCTTCTAAAAAAGATGATAAGAAGTTATTCTCAATTGTGCATTCTCCATGGATTGGCCCACAAAGTGTTGATGAGGACTTAAAAGAGAAATTGATAAAAGGGAAGTAG
- a CDS encoding class I SAM-dependent DNA methyltransferase: MSHFNHAANTWDSEDKIKLMGELAQKTLQVLNISKEVDILDFGCGTGLFGLEFINIAKSITGVDTSHGMLEVFNKKTSDQDHIRSINIDLEKVDLDEKFDLIISSMTFHHLDSPDKMTLKLASMLRDGGKMAIVDLETEDGSFHPDPKAMGVKHFGFSNEEIVGWADAAGLNVEITTINTRTKNLKKYNQFLAVFYK, from the coding sequence ATGTCTCATTTTAATCATGCTGCAAATACATGGGATTCAGAAGATAAAATTAAGTTAATGGGAGAGTTAGCGCAAAAAACTCTTCAGGTTTTAAATATTTCAAAAGAAGTGGATATCCTAGACTTTGGATGTGGTACTGGACTTTTTGGCCTTGAATTCATAAATATCGCAAAAAGTATAACAGGGGTTGATACTTCACACGGTATGCTTGAAGTCTTTAACAAGAAGACAAGTGACCAAGATCATATTCGTTCGATAAATATTGATTTAGAAAAAGTTGACTTAGATGAAAAGTTTGACCTCATTATAAGTTCAATGACTTTTCATCACCTTGATTCTCCAGATAAAATGACTCTTAAACTTGCTTCAATGTTAAGAGATGGGGGGAAGATGGCCATTGTGGATCTTGAGACTGAAGACGGTAGTTTCCATCCCGACCCTAAAGCAATGGGTGTAAAGCACTTCGGCTTTTCAAATGAAGAAATTGTTGGATGGGCCGATGCTGCTGGTTTAAATGTTGAGATTACAACTATTAATACACGAACTAAGAATTTAAAGAAGTATAATCAATTCTTAGCAGTATTTTATAAGTAG
- a CDS encoding outer membrane protein assembly factor BamB family protein, with translation MFSLMEILEVLNSCNNNFCSDYSYSIVPTVLLPLAFLSTGITVVATFIAGLFGVKLKAEGPKKLLEVLLKPKVLISAMIFNLLIYGGMEAYQYIKHGPVPLFIQDTFNSDITYKKDPINVDPENFIWQQVVPEGIFASGTVVDGELFVGSKEGNLFVLDIETGAIKNKIFFGKFLSPTPVYFKGFLYFGEGLHASHHMRVYKFDPKTKKVVGSFKTKGHTEILPVIHTIEGKDYLFQTAGGDGLYAIDPETMKEIWHFEGGHMDAFVLLKDNAVYVASGVPEEDLGKARPFAYKIDAKSGKQIWREELPLSSWYGPVATRENICFIQGELHVKSELGGLVCFNSIGGRVSSVEIDSPVIGKPLVFDDIVVFNDFDGRVYAWNSVTSELKWKYESRKKKLGYNYSSMKYDGEKLIFIDRLGKISYLDLNDGSLLKSRLFSEGEKPENIFADTLILDKGHIVFGMKGSIKYFKN, from the coding sequence ATGTTTTCGTTGATGGAAATTCTGGAAGTATTAAACTCATGCAATAACAACTTTTGTAGTGACTATAGTTACTCTATTGTTCCAACGGTATTGTTACCCTTAGCTTTTCTAAGTACAGGAATTACTGTTGTTGCAACATTTATTGCAGGGCTCTTTGGGGTTAAGCTCAAGGCCGAAGGGCCAAAAAAGCTTCTTGAGGTTTTACTTAAGCCTAAGGTGTTAATCTCTGCAATGATTTTTAATCTTCTTATCTACGGTGGAATGGAAGCCTATCAATATATAAAGCATGGGCCGGTACCTCTATTTATTCAAGATACTTTTAATAGTGATATCACTTATAAGAAAGACCCAATAAATGTTGATCCTGAAAATTTTATTTGGCAACAAGTTGTACCTGAAGGAATCTTTGCTTCCGGTACTGTTGTCGATGGAGAGCTTTTTGTTGGATCTAAAGAAGGTAATCTCTTTGTTTTGGATATAGAAACTGGGGCCATAAAGAATAAGATTTTCTTTGGTAAGTTTCTGTCGCCAACTCCTGTCTATTTTAAAGGCTTCTTATATTTTGGCGAAGGGCTTCATGCTTCTCATCATATGAGGGTTTATAAATTTGATCCTAAGACAAAGAAGGTTGTAGGCTCTTTTAAAACTAAGGGGCATACAGAGATTCTTCCTGTCATTCACACAATTGAAGGAAAGGACTATCTTTTTCAAACAGCTGGTGGCGATGGCCTCTATGCAATTGATCCTGAAACAATGAAAGAAATCTGGCATTTTGAAGGTGGCCATATGGATGCCTTTGTTCTTTTAAAAGATAATGCCGTTTATGTTGCAAGTGGTGTTCCTGAAGAAGATCTTGGCAAGGCCAGACCTTTTGCTTATAAAATTGATGCCAAGAGTGGAAAGCAAATTTGGCGTGAAGAGCTACCTCTTTCAAGTTGGTATGGACCTGTTGCAACACGTGAGAATATTTGCTTTATTCAAGGTGAACTTCATGTGAAGTCTGAGCTTGGTGGACTTGTATGCTTTAATTCAATAGGGGGGAGAGTTAGTTCTGTTGAAATTGATTCACCTGTAATTGGAAAGCCTTTGGTCTTTGATGATATTGTTGTTTTTAATGACTTTGATGGACGTGTCTATGCTTGGAATAGTGTGACTTCCGAACTTAAGTGGAAGTATGAGAGTCGCAAGAAGAAGCTCGGTTATAACTACTCATCAATGAAGTATGATGGAGAGAAGCTGATCTTTATTGATCGCCTTGGAAAGATATCTTACTTAGATCTTAATGATGGAAGCCTTCTCAAATCCCGTTTATTTTCTGAAGGTGAGAAGCCTGAGAATATCTTTGCGGATACTTTAATCCTAGATAAGGGACATATTGTCTTTGGGATGAAGGGAAGTATTAAATATTTTAAAAATTAG
- a CDS encoding fatty acid desaturase produces the protein MYFAIGFLFIHWYLSLFCQSFYLHRYISHDQCKMSRGWDRFFLILTILSQGPSFLRPQHYKTLHMQHHIHSDLEGDPHSPVVSKNIVDMMLHTYRKYMSVKTQRETFPKIVAIADSIPVRSLFVVFYALMYLLFTDSLWFLLLVPIHSLLGPIHGAIVNWCGHKYGYRNHDLDDHSKNTLIIDFLMMGELYQNNHHAKENSINFATNSFELDFTYLTLIPLRKIGVIQYE, from the coding sequence ATGTATTTTGCGATAGGATTTCTATTTATTCATTGGTATTTATCGTTATTTTGCCAGTCATTTTACTTGCATCGCTATATTTCTCACGATCAATGTAAGATGTCGCGTGGTTGGGATCGATTCTTTTTGATACTCACGATCTTATCGCAAGGTCCAAGCTTTCTTCGCCCTCAACATTACAAAACTTTACATATGCAGCATCATATTCATTCGGATCTAGAGGGAGACCCTCATTCTCCTGTTGTTAGTAAGAATATTGTCGATATGATGTTACATACATACCGTAAGTACATGAGTGTAAAAACGCAACGTGAAACTTTTCCCAAAATTGTTGCTATTGCTGACTCTATTCCCGTCAGATCTCTCTTTGTTGTGTTTTACGCACTCATGTACTTACTTTTTACAGATTCTCTTTGGTTTTTACTTCTTGTTCCTATCCATAGTTTACTTGGTCCAATACACGGGGCCATTGTGAATTGGTGTGGCCATAAGTACGGTTATCGAAACCATGATCTCGATGATCATTCAAAGAATACTTTAATTATAGATTTCCTTATGATGGGTGAGTTATATCAAAATAATCATCATGCTAAAGAAAATAGCATAAACTTTGCGACTAATTCATTTGAGCTAGACTTTACTTATCTCACTTTAATTCCATTGAGGAAAATAGGAGTCATTCAATATGAATAA
- a CDS encoding SAM-dependent methyltransferase: MSFLMNAAERGYIPDPLIRVGIRKLIKQRQDEIYENFSFHRDGILGELNSSVIAQDTDKANEQHYELPAGFFELVLGKNLKYSSSLFERGVKTLDEAEEAMLELYCKRAQLEDGMDILELGCGWGSLTLYLAKKYPNSKVTAISNSSSQREFIESKAKSRGLSNLKILTQDMNTFSIDKQFDRIVSIEMFEHMRNYNVLFEKVASWLKDDGKVFIHIFCHKSASYFFETEGDDNWMGKYFFTGGVMPSFDLFERVQDSLSLEEKWKVNGKHYQETSEAWFKNMDKHEKALMNVLADTYGAEDAKLWFERWKIFFASCAELFGHNNGDEWFVGHFLFNKKLVRASE, translated from the coding sequence ATGTCATTTTTAATGAATGCTGCTGAAAGAGGTTATATTCCTGATCCGTTAATTCGTGTAGGAATTAGAAAGCTAATTAAGCAAAGACAAGACGAAATTTATGAGAACTTCAGTTTTCATCGAGATGGCATCTTAGGTGAGCTTAATTCATCTGTTATCGCTCAAGATACAGATAAGGCCAATGAACAACATTATGAGTTACCAGCTGGTTTCTTTGAGTTAGTTCTTGGTAAAAATTTAAAGTATTCAAGTTCTCTTTTTGAAAGAGGAGTAAAGACTCTTGATGAAGCAGAAGAAGCGATGCTTGAACTTTATTGTAAAAGAGCGCAACTTGAAGATGGAATGGATATTCTTGAACTTGGCTGTGGATGGGGTTCTTTAACTCTATATCTAGCAAAAAAGTATCCAAATTCAAAAGTTACGGCCATTTCAAATTCATCGTCTCAACGTGAATTTATTGAATCGAAGGCAAAGAGTCGTGGGCTTAGTAATTTAAAGATATTAACGCAAGATATGAATACTTTTAGTATCGATAAGCAATTTGATCGTATTGTTTCAATTGAAATGTTTGAGCATATGAGAAATTATAATGTTCTTTTTGAAAAGGTTGCTAGTTGGCTAAAGGATGATGGTAAGGTCTTCATTCATATCTTCTGTCATAAGAGTGCTTCATACTTTTTTGAAACTGAGGGTGATGATAACTGGATGGGGAAGTATTTCTTCACTGGTGGTGTCATGCCAAGTTTTGACCTTTTTGAAAGAGTGCAAGATTCACTTTCTTTAGAAGAGAAGTGGAAAGTAAATGGTAAGCATTATCAAGAAACTTCAGAAGCTTGGTTTAAAAATATGGATAAACATGAAAAAGCTCTCATGAATGTTCTTGCTGATACTTATGGAGCAGAAGATGCAAAATTATGGTTTGAAAGATGGAAAATCTTCTTTGCCTCTTGTGCTGAACTCTTTGGTCATAATAATGGAGATGAGTGGTTTGTTGGCCACTTCTTATTCAATAAGAAATTAGTTAGGGCCTCAGAGTAA
- the rimK gene encoding 30S ribosomal protein S6--L-glutamate ligase translates to MNIVILSSNKNLYSTKRLVEEAKKKGHKIEVVHPSDCFVDVTSGSPMVHYKKRKLSNVDAVIPRIGASISAYGMAIVRQFEMMGVYCLNSSNAIGRSRDKLRSMQILSHKELPLPKTSFAKTTQQTDKLIELVGGAPLVVKLLEGSQGRGVLLGETHKASESLIDAFRVLHANFLVQEFVKDAKGADIRCFVVGDKVIATMMRQAKEGEFRSNIHRGGVGIKVKITPEERKVAVAAAKAMKLNMAGVDIIRSGSGPKILEVNSSPGLEGIEGTNEKNIAVKIIEYIEKNFESVKKDI, encoded by the coding sequence ATGAATATTGTTATTTTATCTTCAAATAAGAACCTCTACTCAACTAAGAGACTGGTAGAGGAAGCAAAGAAAAAAGGTCATAAGATTGAAGTTGTTCATCCAAGTGATTGCTTTGTTGATGTAACCTCTGGCTCACCAATGGTTCATTATAAGAAGAGAAAGCTAAGTAATGTTGATGCTGTAATTCCACGTATTGGTGCTAGTATTAGTGCCTATGGAATGGCCATTGTTCGTCAATTTGAAATGATGGGAGTTTATTGTTTGAACTCTTCAAATGCTATCGGACGCTCAAGAGATAAGCTACGCTCAATGCAGATCCTTTCACATAAGGAATTACCACTTCCTAAAACAAGTTTTGCAAAAACAACTCAACAAACTGATAAGTTAATTGAGTTAGTTGGTGGGGCGCCTCTCGTTGTTAAACTTCTTGAAGGCTCTCAGGGGCGAGGTGTTCTTCTTGGAGAAACCCATAAAGCTTCAGAAAGCCTAATTGATGCCTTTAGAGTGTTGCATGCAAACTTCCTTGTTCAAGAATTTGTTAAGGATGCAAAAGGTGCAGATATACGCTGTTTTGTTGTAGGGGATAAGGTTATCGCTACCATGATGAGACAGGCAAAAGAAGGTGAGTTTCGTTCTAATATTCACCGTGGCGGTGTTGGGATAAAAGTTAAAATTACTCCCGAAGAAAGAAAAGTTGCAGTGGCGGCAGCAAAGGCCATGAAGTTAAATATGGCCGGAGTTGATATTATACGCTCAGGCAGTGGACCAAAGATATTAGAGGTTAACTCATCTCCAGGTCTTGAAGGAATTGAGGGAACTAATGAGAAGAATATTGCCGTTAAAATAATTGAATATATTGAGAAGAATTTCGAAAGTGTAAAAAAGGATATTTAA
- a CDS encoding succinylglutamate desuccinylase/aspartoacylase family protein yields the protein MKSSLFDLDIEDYEIGYPRLDFVDFPSFYGLQKVKAPVYVYRATKEVSPCVVVTACMHGDEINGLRTAQLLMKKKMKLLKGTLIVLPTVNIYGFLNKHRYLPDRKDINRCFPGKNKGNFGSRFADFIFRNVTRYGDVFIDLHSGGAGRFNIPQIRCDLSTPGMHELVENVSIPLVVNSALRDGSLREAISELGKPCIVFEGGEGLRIDETIAKYGLNLINSILSHYGMIKSKKEFIGEKFIIKRRKWTRASRGGLLLNKAKYGKIVKEGEVVGELRQMSGDLITKVRMEHDGVILGMSTSSLVMAGDALYHIGFLDDYNPDDLADDEGELSDYFDFEA from the coding sequence TTGAAGAGTTCTTTATTTGATTTAGATATTGAAGATTACGAAATCGGCTATCCACGTCTGGACTTTGTGGATTTTCCATCATTTTATGGACTTCAAAAAGTTAAGGCTCCAGTCTACGTTTATCGGGCGACTAAAGAAGTTTCTCCTTGTGTGGTTGTCACCGCCTGCATGCATGGGGATGAAATTAATGGACTTCGTACGGCCCAGCTTCTTATGAAGAAAAAGATGAAGCTCTTAAAGGGAACTTTAATTGTTCTTCCTACTGTCAATATCTATGGTTTCTTAAATAAGCACCGTTACCTTCCGGATCGAAAAGATATTAATCGCTGCTTTCCTGGTAAGAATAAAGGGAACTTTGGATCTCGCTTTGCAGATTTTATCTTTAGGAATGTTACTCGCTATGGTGATGTTTTTATTGATCTACACTCTGGCGGTGCTGGCCGCTTTAATATACCTCAAATCCGTTGTGATTTGAGTACTCCTGGAATGCACGAACTCGTCGAAAATGTGAGTATACCACTTGTTGTAAATAGTGCTTTACGTGATGGCTCACTTAGAGAAGCAATCAGCGAATTAGGTAAACCATGTATCGTTTTTGAAGGAGGGGAAGGACTTAGAATTGATGAAACCATTGCCAAGTATGGACTAAATCTCATCAATAGTATTCTGTCGCACTATGGAATGATAAAATCGAAGAAAGAATTTATTGGTGAAAAATTTATTATAAAAAGACGAAAATGGACACGGGCCTCCCGTGGTGGTCTTCTATTAAATAAAGCAAAGTACGGTAAAATTGTTAAAGAGGGTGAGGTTGTAGGAGAGCTACGTCAGATGTCTGGTGATCTCATTACTAAAGTTCGCATGGAGCATGATGGAGTTATTCTGGGAATGAGTACTTCATCTCTTGTTATGGCCGGAGACGCTCTTTATCATATCGGTTTTCTAGATGATTATAACCCTGATGATTTAGCAGATGATGAAGGTGAATTATCTGATTACTTTGATTTTGAAGCTTAA